A window of Flavobacterium flavigenum contains these coding sequences:
- a CDS encoding GAF domain-containing protein, translating to MKPVLHTDSPFKTIISFHKLIQSFEEIALSDVDYRSNYAKAILKQIESVPEFRTGIEDYSLIKNHEALIKNIMADLFPTALTHNEIKAVTIPFQNISFNYTERFKKILRNAGDEFYMEIRDFDDHQFYISNCCLILSSYYKQNIEFNKIFFYDIPDESGIEKHYRIMYNADFMEITPTANSVELSQDDIDLLIDNYSDIDLWKAKFPPGSWILKGFGIVSLFDATTESAISNLKSNLLKPDTKTVASNDIIENIFKSIFKIPDLKVGFIIYNPEEEKFIRPVKFDNQLQSFLLSTNQEVECKNAFFGCSFENLLDNQEPFVISNVQKFTEESANKHLGEHLLRQNIQSCVFAPVIKDGNLLGIVELVSKVPRALNTVNATKLDLVLPYLTDTIDRYNTDMQHQVEAIIQREYTTIHPSVYWKFKKESQNYFQNTNPAKDYIFKEIVFKNVFPLYGQIDIKGSSEHRNDTVRRDLKNQLSTILEIFENQKPNSNLMLLEQRKFELESLRDELDQPLKADTEQYIQRYIEEEIHPILKNTKDTAINKKLEEQYFESLDEKTGMFYQERKKFDNAMSIINKKLASVLDKKQLEAQQIYPHYYERFKTDGVEHNLYIGASISPTKPFDIMYLHNLRLWQLQTLCEMELEHHQLKESLPYELDVTSLILVFSSALSIRFRMDEKRFDVDGTYNARYEVVKKRIDKAHIKGSAERITEKEKITIVYSQNSEEAEYLKYIKYLQHKKILEPAIEQFEVEDLQGVSGLRAIRVKVINNVTNAATKKITYQDLLDELN from the coding sequence ATGAAACCTGTTTTGCACACAGATAGTCCATTTAAAACTATCATCTCTTTTCATAAATTAATTCAGTCTTTTGAAGAAATCGCTTTGTCTGATGTAGATTATCGCTCAAATTATGCAAAAGCTATTTTAAAGCAAATAGAATCAGTCCCGGAATTCAGGACAGGAATAGAAGATTACAGTCTGATTAAAAATCATGAGGCTTTAATCAAAAATATAATGGCTGACTTGTTTCCAACAGCTTTAACTCATAATGAGATAAAGGCAGTAACAATTCCTTTTCAAAATATCTCTTTTAATTATACCGAGCGATTTAAGAAAATTCTGCGCAATGCAGGCGATGAATTTTATATGGAAATCCGTGATTTTGATGATCACCAATTCTATATCAGTAATTGCTGCCTGATTTTGAGTAGCTATTATAAACAGAATATAGAGTTTAATAAAATCTTTTTCTATGATATTCCGGATGAAAGTGGAATTGAAAAACATTACCGTATTATGTACAATGCCGATTTTATGGAGATTACTCCAACAGCTAATTCGGTAGAACTCTCACAAGACGATATTGATTTACTGATTGATAATTATAGTGACATTGATCTCTGGAAAGCTAAATTTCCACCGGGAAGCTGGATATTAAAAGGTTTTGGAATTGTTTCTTTATTTGATGCCACGACAGAAAGTGCTATTTCGAATTTGAAAAGTAATTTGCTAAAACCGGATACAAAAACAGTGGCATCAAATGATATTATCGAAAATATCTTTAAATCAATCTTTAAAATTCCAGATCTAAAAGTCGGTTTTATCATCTACAATCCGGAGGAAGAAAAATTTATCAGACCTGTTAAGTTTGATAATCAGTTGCAGAGTTTCCTGCTTTCAACAAATCAGGAAGTAGAATGTAAAAACGCTTTTTTTGGTTGTTCTTTTGAAAATTTACTGGACAACCAAGAACCTTTTGTGATTTCTAATGTCCAGAAATTCACTGAAGAATCGGCAAACAAACATCTTGGGGAACATTTATTAAGGCAAAATATTCAGAGCTGTGTATTTGCTCCGGTTATTAAGGACGGAAATTTATTAGGTATTGTCGAATTGGTTTCAAAAGTTCCAAGAGCTTTAAATACAGTAAATGCTACAAAACTGGATTTGGTTTTGCCTTATCTTACCGATACAATTGACCGGTACAATACCGATATGCAACATCAGGTTGAAGCCATTATTCAACGAGAGTATACTACAATTCACCCTAGTGTATATTGGAAATTTAAAAAGGAATCTCAAAATTATTTTCAAAATACAAATCCAGCCAAAGATTATATTTTCAAGGAAATTGTATTTAAAAATGTATTTCCGCTGTATGGGCAAATCGATATAAAAGGTTCTTCTGAACACAGGAATGATACAGTGAGAAGGGATTTGAAAAATCAGCTTAGTACTATTTTAGAGATTTTCGAAAATCAGAAACCAAACAGCAATCTGATGCTTTTGGAGCAGCGTAAGTTTGAATTGGAATCGTTGCGGGATGAATTGGATCAGCCGTTAAAAGCGGATACTGAACAATATATTCAACGTTATATAGAAGAGGAAATTCACCCAATTCTAAAAAACACAAAAGATACGGCCATCAATAAAAAACTGGAAGAGCAATACTTTGAAAGTCTAGACGAAAAAACAGGAATGTTTTATCAGGAAAGAAAGAAGTTTGACAATGCGATGTCAATTATCAATAAAAAACTGGCTTCGGTTCTGGATAAAAAGCAATTAGAAGCTCAGCAAATATATCCGCATTATTACGAACGTTTTAAAACTGATGGTGTTGAGCATAACTTATATATAGGAGCTTCAATTTCGCCTACAAAACCTTTTGATATTATGTATCTGCATAATCTGCGTTTGTGGCAATTACAGACTTTATGTGAAATGGAGCTGGAACATCACCAGCTTAAAGAATCCCTGCCTTATGAATTGGATGTTACTTCGCTTATTTTAGTGTTTAGTTCTGCTCTTTCAATCCGTTTTAGAATGGATGAAAAACGTTTTGATGTTGACGGAACATACAACGCGAGATACGAAGTTGTTAAAAAACGTATTGATAAAGCACATATAAAAGGCAGTGCAGAGAGAATTACCGAGAAGGAAAAAATCACAATCGTATATTCTCAAAATAGTGAAGAAGCGGAGTATTTAAAATATATTAAATATTTACAGCATAAAAAAATACTGGAGCCTGCGATAGAACAATTTGAAGTGGAAGATCTTCAGGGGGTTTCAGGTTTGAGAGCAATTCGTGTAAAAGTAATTAATAATGTTACCAATGCTGCAACAAAGAAAATTACCTATCAGGATTTATTAGATGAGCTCAACTAA
- the rpsT gene encoding 30S ribosomal protein S20, with protein MANHKSALKRIRSNEKRRVLNRYQHKTTRNAIKALRLATDKSDAASKLSTVISMIDKLAKKNIIHDNKASNLKSKLTKHVAKL; from the coding sequence ATGGCAAATCATAAGTCAGCATTAAAAAGAATCAGAAGCAACGAAAAAAGAAGAGTTCTTAACAGATACCAGCATAAAACTACTCGTAACGCTATTAAAGCATTAAGATTAGCTACTGATAAATCTGATGCAGCTTCTAAATTATCAACTGTAATCTCTATGATTGATAAATTAGCTAAAAAGAACATCATCCACGATAACAAAGCTTCTAACCTGAAGTCTAAATTAACGAAACATGTTGCTAAATTGTAA
- the proS gene encoding proline--tRNA ligase — protein MSKNLTTRAEDYSKWYNELVVKADLAENSGVRGCMVIKPYGYAIWEKMQAELDRMFKETGHQNAYFPLFVPKSMFEAEEKNAEGFAKECAIVTHYRLKNDPDKPGKLMVDPNAKLEEELIVRPTSEAIIWSTYKGWVQSYRDLPLLINQWANVVRWEMRTRLFLRTAEFLWQEGHTAHATKAEAVEESEKMMNVYADFVENFMAIPVVKGVKTETERFAGADETYCIEALMQDGKALQAGTSHFLGQNFAKAFDVKFANAEGKQEHVWGTSWGVSTRLMGALVMTHSDDQGLVLPPNLAPIQVVIVPIYKTDEQLAEITAAVNDLTAKLRKLRISVKYDDRTTQKPGFKFAEWELKGVPVRIAVGPKDLENGTFEVARRDTLTKETVSGEGIVNYINELLEQIQSDLFNKALDYRNNHITEVNSFEEFKQVLDGKGGFVSAHWDGTAATEEKIKDLTKATIRCIPLSHAEEVGSCVFTGNPSTKRVLFAKAY, from the coding sequence ATGAGCAAGAACCTCACTACAAGAGCAGAAGATTATTCGAAATGGTATAACGAACTGGTTGTTAAGGCAGATTTAGCCGAAAATTCAGGTGTAAGAGGCTGTATGGTGATTAAGCCGTACGGATATGCTATTTGGGAAAAAATGCAGGCTGAATTAGACAGAATGTTTAAAGAAACCGGACATCAAAATGCATATTTTCCTTTATTCGTGCCAAAAAGCATGTTTGAAGCTGAAGAAAAAAACGCCGAAGGATTTGCAAAAGAGTGTGCGATTGTAACGCATTATAGATTAAAAAATGATCCTGATAAACCTGGAAAGCTAATGGTTGATCCGAATGCTAAATTAGAGGAAGAGCTTATTGTTCGTCCAACAAGTGAGGCAATTATCTGGTCTACATACAAAGGGTGGGTGCAATCGTATAGAGATTTACCTTTATTGATTAATCAATGGGCGAATGTAGTACGTTGGGAAATGCGTACGCGTTTATTTTTGAGAACTGCTGAATTTTTATGGCAGGAAGGACATACTGCGCATGCTACAAAGGCAGAAGCGGTAGAGGAATCAGAAAAAATGATGAATGTGTATGCGGATTTTGTAGAGAATTTTATGGCGATTCCGGTTGTAAAAGGAGTGAAAACCGAAACAGAACGTTTTGCCGGGGCAGATGAAACATATTGCATAGAGGCTTTAATGCAGGATGGAAAAGCATTGCAGGCAGGGACATCTCACTTTTTAGGTCAGAATTTTGCAAAAGCTTTTGATGTTAAGTTTGCGAATGCAGAAGGAAAACAGGAGCATGTTTGGGGCACCTCATGGGGAGTTTCAACCCGTTTAATGGGGGCTTTGGTGATGACACACTCCGATGATCAGGGACTGGTTTTACCTCCAAATTTAGCGCCTATACAAGTGGTAATTGTGCCAATTTATAAAACAGATGAACAATTGGCTGAAATAACAGCAGCAGTTAATGACCTGACGGCTAAACTTAGAAAGCTGAGAATTTCAGTTAAGTATGATGACAGAACGACCCAAAAACCGGGATTCAAGTTTGCTGAATGGGAATTAAAAGGAGTTCCTGTTCGAATTGCAGTAGGTCCAAAAGATTTAGAAAACGGAACTTTTGAGGTAGCAAGACGCGATACTTTGACAAAAGAGACGGTTTCTGGTGAAGGAATTGTAAATTATATAAATGAATTATTAGAGCAAATCCAGTCGGATTTGTTTAATAAAGCATTAGACTATCGAAATAACCATATTACGGAAGTAAATAGTTTTGAGGAGTTTAAACAGGTTTTAGATGGTAAAGGCGGATTTGTTTCGGCTCATTGGGACGGTACCGCTGCAACCGAAGAGAAAATAAAAGACCTGACAAAAGCAACGATTCGATGCATTCCTTTAAGTCATGCAGAAGAGGTGGGAAGCTGTGTGTTTACTGGGAATCCGTCTACAAAAAGAGTGTTGTTTGCTAAGGCATATTAA